The following coding sequences are from one Paenibacillus tundrae window:
- a CDS encoding amino acid ABC transporter ATP-binding protein, translating into MIELKQIYKSFGDNKVLTGIDLNVARGEVVAILGPSGSGKTTLLRCINYLEKPDSGHITLGDFTLDYKKHGKKDIHALRQKSAMVFQQYNLFRHKTALQNVMEGLVAVRKVPKDEARARSAALLEKVGLGNKLDSYPSELSGGQQQRVGIARALAMNPEVILFDEPTSALDPELVGEVLAVIRQIAKEGITMIIVTHEMGFAQEVANHVVFMDGGVIVEEGEPTQLFRYPKEERTKQFLKRITPDSAYSI; encoded by the coding sequence ATGATTGAACTTAAGCAAATATATAAAAGCTTCGGAGACAACAAGGTGCTTACCGGCATTGACCTAAATGTGGCACGTGGTGAGGTCGTTGCGATTTTGGGGCCCAGTGGCTCGGGCAAAACCACACTTCTGCGCTGCATTAACTATCTGGAAAAACCGGATTCCGGGCATATCACACTCGGAGATTTCACCTTGGATTATAAGAAGCATGGCAAAAAGGACATCCATGCTCTACGCCAAAAATCAGCGATGGTATTTCAGCAATACAATTTGTTCCGCCACAAAACGGCGCTGCAAAATGTGATGGAAGGTCTCGTTGCTGTTCGCAAAGTGCCAAAGGATGAAGCGCGGGCGCGTAGCGCTGCCTTGCTGGAGAAGGTGGGTCTCGGAAATAAGCTTGATTCGTACCCTAGTGAGTTGTCAGGTGGACAACAGCAGCGTGTTGGCATTGCACGAGCCTTGGCGATGAATCCGGAAGTTATTTTGTTCGATGAGCCAACCTCTGCTCTGGATCCGGAACTTGTGGGTGAGGTACTGGCTGTTATACGCCAAATTGCAAAGGAAGGCATTACGATGATCATCGTTACCCACGAGATGGGCTTCGCTCAGGAAGTGGCGAATCACGTTGTATTTATGGACGGTGGAGTCATTGTTGAGGAAGGGGAACCAACTCAGTTATTCCGATATCCAAAAGAGGAACGTACGAAACAGTTCCTTAAACGGATTACGCCTGATAGCGCGTATTCCATCTAG
- a CDS encoding LLM class flavin-dependent oxidoreductase gives MSFTLGILDQSIVFPGQTAAEALNNTVELVKLAESLGYDRFWVAEHHDSEGVAGSSPEVLVSYLLAQTSTIRIGSGGVMLQHYSPYKVAENFNVLATLAPGRVELGIGRAPGGLPRSTKALQKGIAEPETLEDKLVELHDFLHSSAGEHHAQPGLSAQPLPVQPAGIYMLGTSVSSAELAAKQGLPYVFALFINSDPETALAALDTYRNQFNREKHGEPQAILALSVIAADTEEEAAELAGQHKSVRVTLASGKTVNVQTLKQAEEFARQAGETYTAVEREADITRGTKETVRERLLGLSEEYGVDSFVFTTIVPDFNKRVRSFQLLKEAFAEELV, from the coding sequence ATGTCATTTACATTGGGGATTTTGGATCAAAGCATTGTGTTTCCAGGCCAAACGGCTGCGGAAGCGTTGAATAATACAGTCGAACTTGTGAAACTCGCAGAGTCGCTTGGCTATGATCGGTTTTGGGTAGCGGAGCATCATGACTCGGAAGGTGTTGCCGGCTCCTCTCCAGAAGTGTTGGTATCTTATTTGCTCGCACAGACAAGTACGATCCGAATTGGTTCTGGCGGCGTCATGCTCCAGCATTACAGTCCTTATAAAGTAGCGGAGAACTTTAATGTGCTTGCCACGCTGGCACCTGGTCGGGTAGAACTTGGCATCGGACGTGCACCGGGAGGTTTACCTCGTTCGACAAAGGCACTGCAAAAAGGGATCGCGGAACCGGAAACGTTGGAAGACAAATTAGTGGAACTTCATGACTTCTTGCATTCCTCTGCCGGTGAACACCATGCGCAGCCTGGACTGTCTGCCCAACCGTTGCCGGTACAACCAGCAGGTATTTACATGCTTGGTACGAGTGTTTCCAGTGCTGAATTAGCAGCAAAGCAGGGGCTGCCTTATGTATTTGCATTGTTTATTAACAGTGATCCTGAGACAGCGCTGGCTGCGCTGGATACCTACCGCAATCAGTTCAATCGTGAGAAGCATGGGGAACCACAAGCCATTCTGGCCCTGTCTGTTATTGCAGCAGATACGGAAGAAGAGGCAGCGGAACTGGCAGGACAGCACAAAAGTGTACGTGTGACGTTGGCCAGTGGCAAAACCGTTAATGTACAGACGCTGAAGCAGGCGGAGGAATTCGCAAGACAGGCAGGAGAAACGTATACAGCGGTTGAGCGCGAAGCGGACATCACCCGTGGCACGAAGGAAACCGTGAGGGAGCGATTACTTGGACTTTCGGAGGAATACGGTGTAGACAGTTTTGTATTTACAACAATAGTCCCTGATTTTAATAAAAGGGTTCGCTCCTTCCAGTTGCTTAAAGAGGCGTTTGCAGAAGAATTAGTGTAA
- a CDS encoding DinB family protein, which translates to MGNTVDTTESIISAYTQAYSEIEQEIAGLSEQQVRWKSSPTSWSVTEVLAHLVDHSIVVSFRIREILAGSQVKLPAFDQDAWVAGQKANEEHVSKLIAIAHGLVQYNSGLLERLDEQEWNKTGINFKGESVSLSAIIPAFVAHVQHHVNQIRRIKQEAAGKQVL; encoded by the coding sequence ATGGGGAACACAGTAGACACAACGGAGTCAATCATTTCCGCATATACACAGGCGTATAGCGAGATTGAACAGGAAATTGCTGGACTAAGCGAGCAGCAGGTGAGATGGAAGTCATCTCCAACTTCGTGGAGTGTTACGGAGGTGCTGGCACATCTGGTGGATCATAGTATCGTTGTTTCCTTTCGAATCCGTGAGATATTAGCGGGATCGCAGGTAAAGCTACCTGCGTTTGATCAGGATGCATGGGTTGCTGGACAAAAAGCGAATGAGGAACACGTATCCAAACTTATTGCGATTGCTCACGGTTTGGTTCAATACAACTCCGGTCTATTGGAGCGGCTTGATGAACAGGAATGGAACAAAACCGGTATCAACTTTAAAGGCGAGTCGGTCTCTCTTTCCGCGATCATTCCGGCCTTTGTTGCTCATGTGCAGCATCATGTGAACCAGATTCGGAGAATTAAGCAGGAAGCAGCCGGAAAGCAGGTGCTGTGA
- a CDS encoding GNAT family N-acetyltransferase, whose product MGNIEAQSNGSQHTTEGADGSEPFIREATTEDLHLLEAVLLDAYSQYEQELPHDVWIAYKASIVEAIEQSSTVAKLVAELDGEVVGSVFVYASSDTAYGRPELGIHSPVIRLLGVTSKARGRGVATGLIRASAQFARERGANTLHLHTSDMMGEAIRLYERLGFERAYDKEFTTGQTLVKSYCLQLANTPLLQ is encoded by the coding sequence ATGGGAAATATAGAGGCGCAATCTAATGGAAGTCAGCATACGACGGAGGGTGCGGATGGTAGCGAACCTTTCATTAGAGAAGCCACTACCGAAGACCTTCATTTATTGGAGGCAGTTCTGCTGGATGCATATAGCCAATATGAACAGGAACTGCCTCATGATGTATGGATTGCGTATAAAGCAAGTATTGTAGAAGCGATCGAGCAATCGTCAACGGTAGCGAAGCTGGTAGCTGAGCTTGACGGAGAAGTTGTAGGCAGTGTGTTTGTGTATGCTTCATCCGACACGGCTTACGGTAGGCCAGAGCTTGGCATCCACTCCCCTGTTATTCGTCTGCTCGGCGTGACAAGCAAGGCACGTGGCAGAGGCGTAGCTACGGGGTTAATTCGAGCTAGCGCCCAATTCGCTAGAGAACGTGGAGCGAATACGTTGCACCTTCATACTTCGGATATGATGGGGGAGGCTATCCGTCTCTATGAGCGACTGGGCTTTGAACGAGCCTACGATAAAGAATTTACTACAGGGCAGACGCTGGTCAAAAGCTATTGCTTACAGCTAGCCAACACCCCACTGCTTCAATAA
- a CDS encoding LLM class flavin-dependent oxidoreductase, which translates to MSKPKQLKLGSIILGVGGTMSSWRHPSVPVDASVNLDFYTQQAQTAERGKFDLVFIADGLSINEKSIPHFLNRFEPLTILSALAAVTTRIGLVGTLSSTYSEPFNAARQFASLDHISKGRGGWNLVTSPLEGSAANYSKEQHPSHGDRYEIAEEFLDIVRGLWDSWEDDAFVRNKETGVFFDADKLHTLNHKGKHFKVAGPLNIARTKQGQPVVFQAGSSEPGKQLAAKGADAVFTGQNSIEDARAFYQDVKQRTVEEGRGVDDLAIMVGIVPIVEQTDEAAEQRYQESINRIPITEALDVLARFFDHHDFHQYPLDEPFPELGNIGQNSFRSSTDRIKARARELGQTLRQVALEAVAPRTPFIGSPDTVADTLQHWFETGAADGFIVHPIRPEDLDVFVDNVVPILQERGVFRNDYEFDTLRGHLGLPVPENRFAQRKEANTAF; encoded by the coding sequence ATGAGTAAACCTAAACAGCTTAAATTAGGCAGTATTATTCTGGGCGTTGGTGGAACGATGTCCAGTTGGCGTCATCCAAGTGTACCCGTAGATGCCAGCGTTAATCTGGACTTTTACACACAGCAGGCACAGACGGCGGAGCGAGGTAAATTCGATCTTGTGTTTATTGCTGACGGATTATCTATCAATGAGAAGTCGATTCCTCACTTTCTGAATCGCTTCGAGCCACTGACGATTTTGTCCGCGCTTGCGGCAGTCACCACTCGAATCGGGCTGGTGGGGACGTTATCCAGCACGTACAGTGAACCTTTTAACGCAGCCCGTCAGTTTGCTTCTCTTGATCATATCAGCAAGGGACGTGGAGGCTGGAATCTGGTGACATCACCGCTGGAAGGTTCTGCAGCTAATTACAGTAAAGAGCAGCACCCATCTCATGGCGATCGTTACGAGATTGCAGAGGAGTTCTTGGACATTGTGCGTGGTCTCTGGGATTCTTGGGAGGATGACGCTTTTGTACGGAACAAGGAGACGGGTGTCTTTTTCGATGCTGATAAGCTACATACGCTTAATCATAAAGGCAAACATTTCAAGGTAGCGGGACCACTCAACATTGCACGAACCAAACAGGGACAGCCTGTAGTATTCCAGGCGGGTTCATCGGAGCCCGGCAAACAACTCGCGGCGAAGGGAGCCGACGCAGTATTTACGGGACAGAACTCCATCGAAGATGCCAGAGCCTTCTATCAGGATGTGAAGCAGCGTACGGTGGAGGAAGGGCGCGGAGTTGATGACCTTGCCATTATGGTAGGCATTGTTCCCATTGTTGAGCAAACGGACGAAGCGGCGGAGCAGAGATACCAGGAGTCTATAAACCGCATACCGATTACGGAAGCGCTGGATGTGCTGGCGCGGTTTTTCGACCATCATGATTTTCATCAGTACCCGCTGGACGAGCCATTCCCGGAGCTTGGCAATATAGGACAAAACTCATTCCGCAGCAGCACCGATCGCATCAAAGCGAGAGCTCGTGAACTAGGACAGACATTGCGACAGGTCGCGCTGGAAGCGGTGGCGCCGCGTACTCCTTTTATCGGATCACCTGATACGGTAGCAGATACGCTACAGCACTGGTTCGAGACGGGAGCAGCCGACGGCTTCATTGTGCATCCGATTAGACCGGAAGACCTTGATGTGTTTGTCGATAACGTTGTGCCGATTTTGCAAGAGCGGGGTGTATTTCGTAACGATTATGAGTTCGACACACTGCGAGGTCATCTGGGGTTGCCAGTACCGGAAAATCGTTTTGCCCAGCGGAAGGAAGCGAATACCGCATTTTAA
- a CDS encoding LLM class flavin-dependent oxidoreductase has protein sequence MSREGQLKLGTSLHGVGSSVSGWRHPDLPADASINIDFYIQQAKRAEAGKLDFVFIADGLHITEKSIPHFLNRFEPLTVLSALAASTRNIGLAGTLSTSYSEPFTVARQFASLDHLSGGRAAWNVVTSPSEGVADNFNKGGHPDHETRYRMAEEYVEVTRGLWDSWEDDALIRDKESGIFFDPEKLHKLNHKGEFYQVAGPLNIARSKQGHPVIFQAGASESGRNFAASTADAVFVHGNSLEEAKAVYVDLKQRAVSHGRKPEDILILPGIAPIVGHTEEEAQRKYDEVVRLGSVEDAVQYLSRYFDYHDFTQYALDEPFPDLGDFGSNGFRSLTDQIKRDAKEQGLTLREVSLHVAQPRPLFFGTPETIADRMQLWFEQQAVDGFIILPMVPNGLEDFVELVVPVLQDRGLFRTEYEHDTLRGNLGLKVPVNRYVASSS, from the coding sequence ATGTCGAGAGAAGGTCAATTAAAGCTGGGCACATCATTGCACGGCGTTGGTTCCAGTGTTTCGGGCTGGAGACATCCCGATCTACCAGCAGATGCAAGTATTAATATAGACTTCTATATTCAGCAGGCTAAGCGGGCGGAGGCAGGCAAGCTTGATTTTGTATTTATTGCAGATGGTTTACATATTACCGAGAAGTCAATTCCTCATTTTTTGAATCGTTTTGAGCCACTTACGGTTTTGTCTGCCCTGGCAGCATCAACTCGAAACATCGGTCTTGCGGGAACGCTGTCCACTTCCTACAGCGAACCGTTTACCGTGGCTCGTCAGTTTGCATCTCTAGATCATCTAAGCGGTGGACGTGCAGCTTGGAATGTGGTGACCTCGCCATCGGAGGGGGTGGCGGACAACTTCAACAAGGGGGGCCATCCTGATCATGAAACCCGTTATCGCATGGCAGAAGAGTATGTGGAGGTTACGCGGGGCCTATGGGACTCGTGGGAAGATGATGCGTTAATTCGAGATAAGGAAAGCGGCATTTTCTTTGACCCAGAGAAGCTACACAAGCTTAATCATAAAGGTGAGTTTTACCAGGTGGCAGGCCCGCTGAACATCGCACGTTCGAAACAGGGACATCCTGTCATTTTCCAAGCAGGTGCTTCGGAATCAGGGCGAAATTTTGCTGCAAGTACAGCAGACGCTGTCTTTGTTCATGGGAATTCATTGGAGGAAGCCAAGGCGGTATATGTTGACCTGAAGCAGCGGGCTGTGTCCCACGGACGCAAGCCGGAGGACATTCTGATATTGCCGGGCATTGCACCGATTGTAGGGCATACCGAAGAGGAGGCTCAACGTAAATATGATGAGGTTGTCCGTCTTGGTTCCGTCGAAGATGCGGTTCAATACTTGAGTCGTTACTTCGATTATCATGATTTTACGCAGTATGCTCTGGATGAGCCTTTTCCGGATCTGGGCGATTTCGGCTCCAACGGCTTCAGAAGTCTGACGGATCAGATCAAAAGGGATGCGAAGGAGCAAGGGTTAACGTTGCGCGAGGTTAGTCTACATGTGGCACAGCCCCGCCCTCTATTTTTTGGCACACCTGAAACGATTGCTGACAGGATGCAGCTATGGTTCGAGCAGCAGGCGGTGGACGGCTTTATTATTCTTCCGATGGTACCGAATGGTCTGGAGGATTTTGTAGAGCTGGTCGTACCGGTGCTGCAAGATCGCGGACTGTTCCGCACAGAGTATGAGCACGATACGTTACGTGGCAATCTGGGACTTAAAGTTCCCGTTAACCGTTATGTTGCTTCGAGTAGCTAA
- a CDS encoding ABC transporter substrate-binding protein: protein MIKGTEGKTAISKIYAAQKTRFVMGLMLALVLVLTACGAGAGTNGGNESAATPAETPSNTETQAAGAFPVTLKHMKGELTLDEKPQRIAVLDVKFLDQMLAVGEKPAGSVIAGGNTDFPEYLGDEPKDVQVLGTRDEPNLEAIVALDPDLIIMTDFQEKQYESVSKIAPTLVLDFYEDWRDTLATIAQITDKQDEAETVRKAYEEKAAGVKAQLAEKMGDETVALIRPRKEGIRVHGIEHRTGEILYKDLGLKMPALVEEIKGDTSVEISMEKVPEIGADRYFVLSDELFAAEAEAMVSNPVWQSLDAVKNNLTYDVNSTLWIAYYGPIAINLIVDQASEALLGSN, encoded by the coding sequence TTGATTAAAGGAACAGAGGGGAAAACGGCGATAAGCAAGATATACGCTGCCCAAAAAACACGATTTGTAATGGGTCTGATGCTGGCACTTGTGCTTGTATTAACGGCTTGTGGTGCCGGAGCAGGTACAAATGGGGGCAATGAGTCCGCTGCAACGCCTGCGGAGACACCTTCGAATACAGAAACTCAAGCTGCTGGAGCTTTTCCTGTAACGCTCAAACATATGAAGGGCGAGCTAACACTAGACGAGAAACCACAGAGAATTGCTGTGCTTGATGTTAAATTTCTGGATCAAATGTTAGCTGTTGGCGAGAAGCCGGCAGGTAGTGTTATCGCTGGAGGTAACACTGATTTTCCAGAGTACTTAGGTGATGAGCCGAAGGACGTACAGGTTCTGGGTACACGGGACGAGCCTAATCTGGAAGCCATTGTAGCTTTGGATCCGGATCTGATCATCATGACTGACTTTCAAGAGAAACAGTATGAGAGTGTGAGCAAAATCGCACCTACCCTCGTACTCGACTTCTACGAAGACTGGCGTGATACGTTAGCTACGATTGCTCAGATTACAGACAAGCAGGACGAGGCAGAGACAGTGCGTAAAGCGTATGAGGAGAAAGCCGCTGGAGTGAAGGCGCAACTGGCAGAGAAAATGGGAGATGAGACGGTAGCCCTTATTCGTCCGAGAAAAGAAGGCATCCGTGTTCATGGTATCGAGCATCGCACAGGCGAAATTCTGTATAAGGACTTAGGTTTGAAAATGCCTGCACTCGTTGAGGAGATCAAAGGCGATACTTCTGTTGAAATCTCGATGGAGAAGGTTCCTGAGATCGGCGCAGATCGTTATTTCGTACTGTCAGACGAGTTGTTTGCAGCAGAGGCAGAGGCTATGGTTAGCAATCCAGTATGGCAATCTCTAGATGCAGTGAAAAACAATCTTACCTATGACGTAAATTCAACACTTTGGATCGCATACTATGGCCCTATCGCGATTAATCTGATTGTAGATCAAGCATCAGAAGCGCTACTGGGATCGAATTAA